Proteins encoded within one genomic window of Besnoitia besnoiti strain Bb-Ger1 chromosome II, whole genome shotgun sequence:
- a CDS encoding hypothetical protein (encoded by transcript BESB_035300): MENFEEAVQLVFAPPMASQSEKVRRERAQAYLDEILASPDCGMHLLQWLPNLVSVEARFWTLQTLLNSVMPASSSPPQRQAIREGLLAHFVLNRLLSAGASAPPSRLPSSASAALSGLGGSGPAEASAERREGGAGAVGSRPEESLEAALKKARSPEDTAVKNKTALLLVRLVQIDFPTVWPSAFSDLQRLFAVAVEAAASLPSAAEVREAGASAGPLATKQVAVFDGVEMCLRVLLVLHQEVVEDPVSPREDDQARRDAEIRATLRQYFASPEPSSAASLGSNVSFSPLLLQLLKLPAVREDASMLRLTCEIIGRYIGYMDLLLPPSTWNGAQGSTAQAESKTRPPTAVGEVDDDGEPATEGTLVHILLETWLTCSCEEAGNAVVAFAHKKMDAETKARLLSRMGLAEALRACTQQVAQRPELVAGFASLVGATAAAFLEAAHTLKQREKEGRASPARTAQLESEPTSGAGLQKRKSAAAGKDVGKAALMAWQRVDLLLPVIAELFACPVVDIAFRVEPFLSLFCNKTKLQPDLQKAACLSDFATSHSLSPFLTNMLQLLFQKVVALQSFEEVDVEEKGVPADDESEDEEAVKLQEYSELASQLYKRVFLVHLAHSFTWLQEMVASVCKRLAVSASASPLSPLPSSQSLEAASPSSPGSPLSASIPAAVWREVGAALQLLLLSAEPIKDLSRDLKDLSHPLACCLLSLVQTDALFRFSSASATPPPGVRILLLSVLVRFAPFFSHRPEFLPTALQFLLGPACLNIPAASLSAGLPHKRGDSLKKQQRRLSCVAGRSCLSLLRFLKNTQPQVNAFTVDILQVFQTEKCLDIPHPALRRSPSSPVFAAFPSDGAAERELEKTGAARVPNKLFTVDDQQLLFEAAGVLLGSRCTYSADRGGPGAGGEAEAPPASAGDATRKTANGFFSANEELSVKTGTGLRQDEKMHLLHQLLQHLVPAFDTSKLSEISTPEDAACSALWWARTCNAVASLTKSFPSCVGDGGASAPTGDRAREVWREAFQHISYATQVVLSTSLRPEISRVFLFSPFFHSFVFLLRRGLHLLALDILPVMSATLPLLYEALPSPCPSAASTRGFEEDCEAVRKLFAPAAAAAPCTPQGSGAQLASLVTYFLVTLKEKTLAVHGGFLSEELLRNIFWRHFALWWLAGSDSPEFLRDQAELQEQLTLLLCTVGKETPSLLAAFVSPQPVSASACLAAASSLGARVAASASPSPSPSSAASFRLAVNREVFVRGLQDYQQQLLNSLCSAAQSPTAPAPASHLSLDRGVIAAGLSHCDSANLFLASLLELFAPAGIPSASAACRFRDDQDLAHASRVGVSCFLLYSVSAASARNSLAALYALQAWLFVLHYLLDAAPAVPSLPCLAQIQALFKQQHARERQPAEAAPSASPLHVPSPDAQGKAAEELLRVLPAQEVFAATCSLLLRLDVAADAQQVRVLSDVCNLWRLFVLGPGGGASACVNVNRPGGASSLCALASFLPHFFQPVQRLLFSSLSNALYGFTAQRDARGAPAEELTQAASQAAAALVQNLVETADLRAGKENVRQWILAQRRQEK; encoded by the exons ATGGAGAACTTTGAAGAGGCCGTTCAGTTGGTCTTCGCGCCACCGATGGCCTCTCAGTCGGAGAAGGTGCGGAGGGAGCGAGCTCAGGCCTACTTGGATGAGATCCTGGCGTCTCCAGACTGCGGTATGCATCTTCTGCAGTGGCTCCCGAACTTGGTCTCGGTTGAGGCGCGCTTCTGGACTCTGCAGACGCTGTTAAATTCCGTCAtgccggcgtcctcctcgcctcctcagcgACAGGCGATCCGCGAAGGGCTGCTGGCTCATTTTGTCCTCAatcgtcttctctccgcgggcgcgtcggctccgccttcgcggctcccttcctcggcgtctgccgctctgTCCGGcttgggcggcagcggcccgGCTGAGGCCTCGGCGGAGAGACGTGAAGGCGGGGCGGGGGCTGTGGGGTCGCGGCCGGAGGAGAGcttggaggcggcgctgaagaaggcaCGGTCGCCAGAGGACACTGCCGTCAAAAACAAGACGGCGCTTCTCCTGGTGCGCCTCGTTCAAATCGACTTCCCCACAGTCTGGCCCTCAGCCTTCTCCgacctccagcgcctcttcgccgtcgctgtcgaggcggcggcgagtctcccgtccgccgcggaggtgcgcgaggctggcgcgAGTGCAGGACCGCTCGCAACGAAGCAAGTCGCGGTGTTTGACGGCGTCGAGATGTGCCTCAGAGTGCTCCTGGTGCTGCATCAAGAGGTCGTGGAAGATCCGGTCTCTCCTAGAGAAGATGACCAAGCGCGGCGAGATGCAGAG ATCCGGGCGACGCTTCGTCAGTATTTTGCGTCGCCGGAGccttcgtccgcggcctcgctgggGTCGAacgtctccttctcgccgcttcttcttcagcttctgAAATTGCCTGCCGTTAGAGAGGACGCCTCGATGCTTCGCTTGACCTGCGAAATCATTGGGCGCTACATCGGCTACATGGACCTCCTCCTGCCGCCCTCGACGTGGAACGGCGCGCAGGGCTCCACCGCCCAAGCCGAGAGcaagacgcggccgccgaccgcggtcggagaggtggacgacgacggagagcccGCGACAGAGGGCACCCTGGTTCACATTCTCCTTGAGACTTGGCTGACCTGCTCCTGCGAAGAGGCCGGCAACGCAGTCGTCGCGTTCGCCCACAAAAAGATGGACGCTGAAACTAAAGCGCGACTTCTGTCCAGAATGGGG CTGGCAGAAGCGCTCCGGGCCTGCACGCAGCAGGTGGCGCAGCGTCCCGAGCTGGTTGCGGGTTTCGCCTCGTTGgtcggcgcgacggcggccgcctttctcgaggctgcgcacacgctgaagcagcgcgaaaaggagggccgcgcctcccccgcgcgCACCGCGCAGCTCGAGTCGGAGCCCACGTCCGGCGCGGggctgcagaagcggaaaAGTGCAGCCGCTGGAAAGGACGTCGGCAAAGCGGCACTCATG GCCTGGCAACGCGTCGACCTGCTTCTGCCTGTGATAGCGGAGCTCTTCGCTTGCCCCGTCGTCGACATTGCGTTCCGCGTGGAGCCCTTTTTATCTCTCTTCTGCAACAAAACGAAGCTGCAGCCGGACCTGCAGAAGGCCGCCTGCTTGAGCGACTTCGCGACCTCGcactcgctctcgccgttcCTAACCAAcatgctgcagctcctcttcCAGAAG GTCGTCGCGCTGCAGTCGTTCGAGGAAGTTGACGTCGAGGAGAAGGGGGTccccgcagacgacgagTCAGAGGATGAAGAGGCGGTGAAACTTCAAGAGTACAGCGAG CTCGCCAGCCAGCTCTACAAGCGCGTTTTTTTGGTTCACCTCGCGCACTCGTTTACCTGGCTCCAGGAGATGGTCGCGTCGGTCTGCAAGCGTCTGGCCGTCTCggcttcggcctcgccgctgtcgccgctgccctcgtcccagtcgctggaggccgcgtctccttcgtcgccggggtcgccgctgtcggcgAGCATTCCGGCGGCGGTGTGGCGGGAGGTTggggctgcgctgcagcttcttctgctctcTGCAGAGCCCATCAAGGATCTGTCTCGGGACTTGAAAGATCTGTCGCATCCGCTCGCCTGTTGTCTCCTCTCACTCGTACAAACTGACGCCTTGTttcgcttctcctcggcgagcgcgacgccgcctccaggcgtCCGCATTCTTCTCCTCTCAGTTCTCGTGCGCTTCGCGCCTTTCTTTTCTCACCGCCCCGAATTTCTGCCGACTGCGCTGCAGTTCCTGCTGGGCCCTGCGTGCCTCAACAtccccgcggcgtcgctctccgcaggGCTGCCGCACAAACGGGGCGACAGTctgaagaagcagcagaggcgccttTCGTGCGTCGCCGgtcgcagctgcctctcgctCCTGCGGTTTTTGAAAAACACCCAGCCGCAGGTCAACGCCTTCACCGTGGACATTCTCCAGGTTTTCCAAACAGAAAAGTGCCTCGACATCCCTCATCCGGCGCTCCGCCGGTCACCCTCGTCGCCTGTGTTCGCGGCCTTccccagcgacggcgcggccgaAAGAGAACTCGAAAAaactggcgccgcgcgggtaCCCAACAAACTCTTCACTGTCGACGACCAGCAGTTGCTCTTCGAGGCGGCGGGTGTCCTTCTCGGCTccaggtgtacgtacagcgcAGACCGCGGAGGCCCCGGGGCGGGTGGCGAGGCCGAAGCCCCGCCGGCTAGTGCAGGCGACGCAACGCGAAAAACCGCCAATGGATTTTTTTCCGCGAACGAGGAGCTTTCTGTAAAGACTGGAACCGGGCTCAGACAAGACGAAAAGATGCACCTCCTGCaccagctgctgcagcatcTCGTCCCCGCCTTTGATACTTCCAAG CTCTCGGAGATCTCGACGCCTGAAGACGCGGCCTGCTCGGCTTTGTGGTGGGCGCGGACGTGCAACGCGGTTGCGTCGCTCACCAAGTCTTTTCCTTCATGCGtaggcgacggaggcgcgtccgcgccgaccggcgaccgcgcgcgggAAGTCTGGCGCGAGGCTTTCCAGCATATCTCCTACGCGACGCAG GTGGTGTTGTCGACGTCACTCCGCCCCGAGATCTCGCGGGTGTTTTTGttctcgcctttttttcactccttcgtctttcttctgcgccgcggcctgcatctcctcgcgctcgacaTCCTTCCTGTCATGTCCGCGACGCTTCCGCTCCTCTacgaggcgctgccctctccgTGTCCTTCGGCTGCATCCACGCGCGGCTTCGAGGAGGACTGCGAGGCAGTGAGAAAATTgttcgcgcccgcggcggcagccg cgccttgcacgccgcagggcagcggcgcgcagctcgccagcCTCGTCACGTATTTTCTCGTCACGCTCAAGGAGAAGACGCTCGCCGTCCATGGAGGGTTCCTCAGCGAGGAGCTCCTGAGGAA CATTTTTTGGCGTCATTTCGCTCTGTGGTGGCTGGCGGGCTCGGACTCGCCCGAGTTCCTCCGCGACCAGGCGGAGCTTCAGGAGCAGCTCACGCTTCTTCTATGCACGGTCGGAAAGGAGAcgccctccctcctcgcggcgttTGTTTCGCCTCAgccggtctccgcgtcggcgtgtctggcggcagccagcagcttgggcgcgcgggtcgcggcgagcgcctcgccctcgccgtcgccctcctccgcggcgtcgtttCGCCT cgcggtGAACCGGGAAGTGTTTGTCCGCGGGCTGCAGGATtaccagcagcagctcctgaATTCTCTCTGTTCGGCCGCGCAGTCTCCGACCGCGCCGGCACCGGCGTCTCACCTGTCTCTGGATCGCGGCGTGATTGCGGCGGGCCTGTCTCACTGCGATTCGGCGAATCTCTTTCTCGCGAGTTTGCTTGAGCTCTTCGCGCCGGCAGGCATtccgtctgcctccgcggcgtgccGCTTCCGCGACGACCAGGATCTCGctcacgcctcgcgcgtcggcgtctcctgcTTCCTGCTTTActcagtctccgcggcgagcgcgcgcaactccctcgcggctctctacgcgctgcaggcctggctcttcgtcctccacTATCTGCTGGATGCCGCTCCCGCGGTGCCCTCGCTTCCCTGCCTCGCTCAGATTCAAGCACTCTTcaagcagcagcacgcgagagagagacagcccgcggaggccgcgccgtccgcgagcCCCCTGCATGTGCCTTCGCCCGACGCGCAAGGCAAAGCCGCTGAGgagctgcttcgcgtgctCCCAGCCCAGGAGGTGTTCGCGGCAACATGTTCactcctcctgcgcctcgacgtcgccgcagacgctcAACAAGTTCGC GTGCTGAGCGACGTTTGCAATCTGTGGCGTCTCTTCGTTCTGGGgcctggcggaggcgcgagcgcctgcgtcaATGTGAATCGCCCGGGGGGTGCGTCTTCCCTCTGTGCGCTCGCTTCCTTTCTGCCGCACTTCTTCCAGCCTGTCCAacgtcttctcttctcctcgctctccaaCGCGCTCTACGGGTTCActgcgcagcgcgacgcgcgcggagcgccagCCGAGGAGCTCACGCAGGCCGCCTCgcaagcagccgcggctctcgtTCAG aaTCTCGTCGAGACTGCAGACCTCCGCGCAGGGAAAGAAAATGTCCGCCAGTGGATCCTcgctcagcgccgccaggAAAAATAG
- a CDS encoding glycoprotein (encoded by transcript BESB_035340) produces the protein MAVSSSALFRVFASSKAPLATPFAVTVRQNPKACNVASFSQFSRAQSVRASMAPLAAQGNAQLPALFATSKTWLEGKRGFSSQTGADVAKDLLKTIQSEIQHEQSTYEQDNELTQFIKNSGWTVSESDNNMMVTLQKQVGNKKVLVEFSCVQSAEAPTEEGPVPEMSDFTVTITNPDESGVTFYCSTTQDEEDKFRYCIGQVRFFKNAEEKESLSVYPGPYFEDLDDSFQQGLDDWLAKMGVDPELCDFIDRFSVDKENREYLGWLKKLAHFVEN, from the exons ATGGCagtctcctcctccgcccttttccgcgttttcgcctccagcaaggcgccgctcgcgaccCCGTTCGCCGTGACAGTGCGTCAGAACCCGAAGGCCTGCAACGTCGCTTCGTTCTCTCAGttctcgcgtgcgcagagcGTTCGCGCCAGCatggcgccgctcgccgcgcagggcaACGCGCAGCTCCCGGCGCTCTTTGCGACTTCCAAGACTTGGCTCGAGGGCAAGCGCGGCTTCAGCTCGCAGACCGGAGCCGACGTGGCGAAGGATCTTTTGAAAACTATCCAGAGCGAGATCCAGCATGAGCAGTCCACCTACGAACAGGACAACGAACTCACGCAGTTCATCAAGAACTCCGGATGGACGGTCTCCGAGAGCGACAACAACATGATGGTCACCCTCCAGAAGCAAGTCGGAA ACAAGAAGGTCCTCGTCGAGTTCAGCTGCGtgcagagcgcagaggcgccgactGAGGAGGGGCCGGTGCCGGAGATGTCCGACTTCACGGTAACGATTACGAACCCCGACGAGTCGGGCGTGACTTTCTACTGCAGCACGACtcaggacgaagaggacaaGTTCCGCTACTGCATCGGCCAGGTCCGCTTCTTCAAgaacgccgaggagaaggagagccTCAGCGTGTACCCGGGCCCGTACTTTGAGGACCTGGACGACTCCTTCCAGCAGGGTCTCGACGACTGGCTCGCCAAGATGGGCGTCGACCCCGAGCTCTGCGACTTCATCGACCGCTTCTCCGTCGACAAGGAGAACCGCGAGTACCTCGGTTGGCTGAAGAAGCTCGCCCACTTCGTCGAGAACTAA
- a CDS encoding hypothetical protein (encoded by transcript BESB_035330) — MVKRGKQRGENNLETPREATADRVPVDLAELNDDSSASRGDPFKGLNPAKTSTGVPWQATQQEGAEVSAQAAMGGGGHSSSAGQNHGVHSTHSTAAGASRAMKKQQRKTESSSPPGGGATVGEAPSSHDRKGGDPVSLSSAFTFPPLPCWAKEQRAALEAVTDDFYARHRLYLRVWPVTASPEENGGSAQLPKGGGGRKASGASGGHRKAAEEGPEDEAVKLRQEQLMNMRVMLHDRVAENLSFTRTQYNTATQPPRNRCLPSFLRPRSCRPPQGGAAPAPQNEASDKGLSPEKRNGGSGGCDCGDEAMENDRYSTRDDDVEDHDGESQKSVFCEEEGEPLAGGEDKINEIQKSLLAEGFTGCWVLLLSEKYIPPAEDASFLEQGQTSAKPAEEGSPPLCNGGPGAVGGGRAEDASSPRNGVTTATGATESASHAAPLPPPVPRVRRVIVCGALIEVYSNNERQISALWCLPCLSARSTRLLLQAFLPRLIIEALKLPDIQPPPLSRPGTKRAKKRQKTGAKHGENGVGAPGSDLEAVAASLRIFEDESDDAVVPPAPMKSVFAVCEDTLLWPRQALFLLAAPSKMGFLRHVEPLQPPPEPGAADAASGGGTRHKELGEQPQLHVDAGFGPQWRMCNCRQRFLPEGRAGGGAASRKERDSCGARSEEDVCGSSQPPANETSPRGGAAFLRFFSVSELWASRLMPPKEARARLEGEETTAARPCKGSDGSTAESPERDKAAELESGSVAGQPVPKTKKKGASLSSERNASVWPLVSDGWSCLVPRGTCEQLIEEIYGGLPYLRQYLEEKPDQTNVAEDEMCGLTEDECRAVLQW; from the coding sequence ATGGTGAAGCGAGGCAAGCAGAGGGGAGAAAACAACCTTGAGACAccccgcgaggcgacagcagaCAGGGTCCCTGTAGACCTGGCTGAGCTCAATGacgacagcagcgcgagtCGCGGCGACCCTTTCAAGGGCTTGAACCCTGCGAAGACATCGACTGGCGTACCGTGGCAAGCCACGcagcaggagggcgcggaggtcAGTGCGCAAGCGGCTatggggggcggcgggcacTCTTCCAGCGCAGGACAGAATCACGGCGTCCACAGCACCCATTCGACTGCGGCCGGGGCGAGTCGAGCCatgaagaagcagcagcgaaagaccgagtcgtcgtctccgcctggcGGAGGGGCGACTGTTGGTGAAGCGCCTTCCAGCCACGACAGGAAGGGAGGTGACCCCGTGAGCCTGTCGTCTGCGTTCActtttcctccgctgccgtGCTGGGCGAAGGAGCAGAGAGCTGCACTCGAGGCCGTCACAGACGACTTCTACGCGCGGCACCGTCTCTATCTGCGCGTCTGGCCGGTCACTGCGTCGCCAGAGGAGAACGGGGGGAGCGCGCAGCTCCCCAAGGGCGGGGGCGGACGCAAGGCCTCAGGGGCCTCCGGGGGTCACCgaaaggcggcggaggaaggacCCGAAGATGAAGCCGTGAAACTGCGACAGGAGCAGCTGATGAACATGCGAGTCATGCTCCACGACCGCGTGGCTGAGAACCTCTCCTTCACGCGCACGCAGTACAACACGGCCACCCAGCCTCCGCGGAACCGGTGTCTGCCCTCTTTcttgcggccgcggagctgcagacctccgcaggggggggccgcgcccgcgccgcagaacgaGGCCAGCGACAAAGGCCTTTCGCcggagaagagaaacggCGGGTCGGGGggctgcgactgcggcgaTGAGGCGATGGAGAACGACCGGTATTCCACGCGCGACGATGACGTCGAGGATCATGACGGGGAGTCACAGAAAAGCGTCTTctgcgaagaggaaggcgaacccctcgcggggggagaggacAAAATCAACGAAATCCAAAagtccctcctcgccgaggGCTTCACGGGCTGCTGGGTGCTCCTTCTCTCTGAGAAGTACATTCcgccggcggaagacgcgagcTTCCTCGAACAGGGCCAGACCTCAGCCAAGCCAGCCGAAGAAGGCTCGCCCCCTCTGTGTAACGGGGGCCCTGGCGCGGTGGGAGGTGGACGTGCAGAGGATGCGTCTTCTCCGAGGAACGGAGTCACCACCGCAACCGGCGCGACAGAGTCTGCCTCACATGCTgctcctcttccgccgcctgtTCCTCGCGTACGCAGAGTGATTGTGTGTGGGGCGTTGATCGAGGTCTACTCCAACAACGAGAGGCAGATCTCAGCGCTGTGGTGTctcccctgtctctctgcgcggtctACGCGCTTGCTCCTCCAAgcctttcttccgcgcctcaTCATCGAGGCCCTCAAGCTCCCCGACatccagccgccgccgctgtcgagGCCAGGCACGAAGCGCGCCAAGAAGCGACAAAAGACCGGCGCGAAGCACGGAGAGAACGGTGTCGGAGCGCCCGGGAGCGACctcgaggccgtcgcggcgagccTGCGAATCTTtgaagacgagagcgacgacgccgtcgtTCCGCCCGCTCCCATGAAGAGCGTGTTTGCTGTGTGTGAAGACACTTTGCTCTggccgcgccaggcgcttTTCCTCCTGGCTGCGCCCTCCAAGATGGGTTTTCTGCGCCACGTCGAAcccctgcagccgccgccggagcccggagccgcagacgcggcgagcggaggaggcacTCGCCATAAAGAACTTGGCGAACAGCCGCAGCTTCACGTCGACGCAGGCTTCGGGCCCCAGTGGCGCATGTGCAACTGCAGGCAGCGCTTTCTTCCCGAGGGGagagccggcggaggcgccgcctctcgcaaggagagagacagctgTGGGGCGCGCTCCGAGGAGGACGTCTGCGGCAGTTCTCAGCCACCGGCAAACGAGacgtcgccgcgaggaggggcGGCATTTCTGCGGTTTTTCTCAGTCAGTGAACTCTGGGCGTCCCGGCTCATGCCGCCGAAAgaagcccgcgcgcgcctggagggcgaagagacgaccgcggcgcgcccctgCAAGGGGTCCGACGGCTCCACAGCGGAGTCTCCGGAGAGGGACAAGGCCGCAGAGCTCGAGTCAGGCTCAGTCGCAGGTCAGCCTGTGCCGAAGACCAAGAAGAAAGGCGCGTCCCTGTCCAGCGAAAGAAACGCGAGTGTCTGGCCTCTCGTCTCTGACGGCTGGTCCTGCTTGGTTCCGCGGGGAACGTGTGAGCAGCTGATTGAGGAGATCTACGGCGGTTTGCCGTATCTCCGCCAGTACCTTGAGGAAAAGCCCGACCAGACGAACGTTGCCGAAGACGAAATGTGTGGACTGACTGAAGACGAGTGCCGCGCCGTGCTCCAGTGGTga
- a CDS encoding G-patch domain-containing protein (encoded by transcript BESB_035310), with the protein MLDSLYGDLPPPSKDDGGPPKTASLLGSLYDDLDDPPATSSSSSSSSSSSAPSSSWAAQRLQLLTPAVVRKQTLAKSTGGGASQASATQTSSGKPLLDVAAVAAAASAAAAAVAAQLKAVKSEAFAGDKARGALLLRGGGDKEREGADKAGLGAASEDQPASALAFFAGVKKEEETKKGMFALGGDLAGRDGSEGAFVGKEQEDGGSAEIGKMKDEYDPGNPNDYSAVYRERIRKQQREELERLRQQELEKQRRERENGPAGAGSSLSGVAFGDSPSTPSAPVAPPAPPALPSYIDPAKKSFAARMMEKMGWKHGEGLGVNKQGITAPLVAKKTAMRSGVIVQGAEVVAAAAQARAQFNRPPTRVLLLLNMVGRGEVDEDLKDETEEEAAKFGNLLQVKIVEAPEAPDEEAVRIFCEYERKEEATRAFMTMNGRVFGGRTVKGKFYCEERWEKNDLLPNPEEEADKPLD; encoded by the exons ATGCTGGACTCCCTGTACGGCgacctgccgccgccgtcgaaaGACGATGGCGGGCCTCCTAAGacggcctcgctgctcggGTCGCTCTACGACGACCTCGACGACCCTCCCGCcacgtcgtcctcttcttcctcctcgtcttcttcctccgcgccgtcttcttcgtgggctgcgcagcggctgcagctgctcacgCCAGCGGTCGTGCGCAAGCAGACGCTGGCTAAGTCgaccggcggaggcgcttcgcaggcctccgcgaccCAAACGAGCTCCGGCAAGCCCCTGCTGGacgtcgccgcggtcgcagcggcagcgagtgcagctgctgcggccgtcgccgcgcagctcaaAGCCGTGAAGAGCGAAGCCTTTGCGGGCGAcaaggcccgcggcgcgctgctcctgcgcggcggcggagacaaagAGCGGGAGGGTGCAGACAAGGCCGggctcggcgcggcctccgaaGACCAACCGGCGAGTGCTCTCGCATTCTTCGCAGGGGTtaagaaagaagaagaaacgaagaaggGGATGTTCGCGCTGGGCGGCGACCTCGCAGGCAGAGACGGGAGCGAAGGTGCGTTTGTGGGCAAGGAGCAAGAGGATGGAGGCTCTGCTGAAATCGGCAAGATGAAGGACGAATACGACCCCGGAAATCCCAACGACTACAGCGCAGTGTATCGAGAGAGAATCAGAAAGCAGCAGAGGGAGGAACTGGAGCGACTGAGGCAGCAAGAGCtcgaaaaacagagaagagaaagagagaacgGGCCGGCTGGTGCAG gttcttcgctctctggcgTGGCCTTCGGCGattcgccgtcgacgcccAGCGCACCGGTCGCtccccctgcgcctccggcgcttcCTTCGTACATCGATCCCGCGAAGAAGTctttcgccgcgcgcatgATGGAGAAGATGGGATGGAAGCACGGTGAAGGTCTCGGCGTCAACAAACAGGGTATCACGGCGCCGCTGGTCGCGAAGAAAACTGCCATGCGAAGTGGTGTCATTGTTCAG GGAGCCGAAgtcgtggcggcggcggcgcaggcgcgtgcgcagttCAAtcggccgccgacgcgcgtgTTGCTGCTTCTGAACATGGTCGGGCGAGGCGAAGTAGATGAAGACTTGAAGGACGAaacggaggaagaagcggccaAATTCGGCAACCTCCTGCAGGTGAAGATCGTGGAGGCTCCCGAGGCGCCCGACGAAGAGGCTGTGCGAATTTTCTGCGAGTACGAGCGCAAAGAAGAGGCGACTCGCGCGTTCATGACCATGAATggccgcgtcttcggcggccgGACTGTGAAGGGCAAGTTTTACTGCGAAGAACGCTGGGAGAAAAACGACCTTCTCCCGAACCccgaagaggaagcagacaagCCGCTCGACTAg
- a CDS encoding hydrolase, NUDIX family protein (encoded by transcript BESB_035350) — translation MAQAGDTETPRIETRAAGFLVYRQQSQDPEFLMMKASYEPFHWTPPKGHVDGTESALQTALRETREEAGISEGDLEIDRNFERRLHYVARGKNKETVYFLARVRNACKPVVLSDEHTEARWLSAEAAAAIGGFEDMARVLMEADAHIRTSRATQA, via the exons ATGGCGCAAGC AGGCGACACAGAGACGCCCCGCatcgagacgcgcgccgcgggcttctTAGTTTACAGGCAGCAGTCGCAGGACCCCGAGTTCCTCATGATGAAGGCATCCTACGAGCCTTTCCACTGGACGCCTCCAAAGG GCCACGTCGACGGGACGGAgagcgcgctgcagacggcgctccgcgaaacgagagaggaagccggAATTTCTGAGGGTGACCTCGAGATCGACAGGAATTTTGAGAGA AGACTCCATTACGTCGCTCGCGGGAAAAACAAAGAGACGGTGTATTTTTTAGCTCGCGTGCGCAACGCCTGCAAGCCTGTTGTCCTCTCAGACGAACACACAGAGGCTCG GTGGCTGAGCGCtgaagctgcagcggcgattGGAGGCTTCGAGGACATGGCGCGGGTCCTCATGGAAGCAGACGCTCACATCCGAACTTCGCGGGCAACTCAAGCCTGA
- a CDS encoding hypothetical protein (encoded by transcript BESB_035320): MLDPTDNMDDFYNDTSAPAGAQLPPPAPHLASASAPSAAFPSSSARPLAATALSSNPIGRGGEDGPFTMHPKACGSPHFVENPLARTGSGDEKCRRDEGSLRGSIDSANPLTVAQSGGAGGSRNIRTAPQTQEAFPSLHGVVSGKMGDGGGSTLGAPQQRPQFSVSQLQAAYRYVQHSLLSKAVSWTEFVHIPSFQKPATGATAVDRVERNLRYFYMNYIIICSVLAVVAALLNPVVLVIGGVFGGAAFLAGFKGDNTLRIGDTVLPVKTFRFTCLAVAALTIFLVAGHIVVSLSLGCALIVMLHASLHIGVSYEQIAQHSACSPEFDV; the protein is encoded by the exons ATGCTGGATCCTACTGACAACATGGATGACTTCTACAACGAcacctccgcgcctgccgggGCCCAGCTCcccccgccagcgcctcacctcgcctctgcgtcagcgccctccgccgcctttccctcgtcttctgcgcgtcctctTGCGGCAACTGCTCTCTCTTCCAATCCTAtaggccgcggaggcgaggacggaCCTTTTACGATGCATCCGAAGGCCTGCGGTAGTCCGCACTTTGTCGAGAACCCGCTGGCGAGAAcgggcagcggagacgagaaATGCAGAAGAGACGAGGGCTCGCTTCGCGGTAGTATCGACTCTGCAAATCCTCTCACGGTGgcgcagagcggaggcgcgggaggctcGCGAAACATCCGAACTGCTCCCCAGACCCAGGAGGCCTTCCCCAGCCTCCACGGCGTTGTCAGCGGGAAAATGGGCgatggcggcggcagcacgcTCGGCGcaccgcagcagcgaccACAATTCTCTGTTTCCCAG ctgcaggcggcctATCGCTACGTGCAGCACAGCCTCTTGTCGAAGGCGGTCTCGTGGACGGAGTTCGTGCACATTCCCTCTTTTCAGAAGCCGGCGACGGGTGCGACGGCAGTGGATCGCGTGGAGCGCAACCTGCGGTATTTTTACATGAACTACATCATCATCTGCTCGGTGCTGGCCGTGGTTGCTGCGCTTCTGAACCCAGTCGTGCTTGTCATCGGCGGCGTGtttggcggcgccgcgtttcTCGCTGGCTTCAAAGGCGACAACACACTCCGCATTGGGGACACGGTGCTGCCGGTGAAGACCTTCCGATTCACCTGCttggcggtcgccgcgctcaCGATTTTTCTTGTTGCCGGCCACATCGTCgtcagtctctctctcggctgcgCCCTCATTGTGATGCTGCATGCCTCTTTGCACATCGGCGTCTCCTACGAACAGATTGCACAGCACTCGGCTTGCAGCCCCGAATTCGACGTGTga